One segment of Methylotenera versatilis 79 DNA contains the following:
- the fabG gene encoding 3-oxoacyl-ACP reductase FabG, translated as MKRALVTGGSGGIGAAISRRLAADGYYVYIHSNQNIAAAQQLVAEISVTGGSAEALQFDVTDSAAVAAVLNPLVENEPIQILVNNAGIHDDAVFPGMRPDQWHRVIDVSVNGFFNVTQPLMMPMIRSRWGRIVNVSSVAAITGNRGQTNYSAAKGALNAATKSLSLEIASRGITVNAVAPGIIETSMSEGAFDAKAIANIVPMKRAGTPTEVADLVSFLVSDQATYITGQIISINGGMI; from the coding sequence GCCGATGGTTACTATGTCTATATTCATTCCAATCAGAATATTGCAGCAGCTCAACAATTAGTTGCAGAAATCAGCGTAACAGGCGGTAGCGCAGAAGCATTGCAATTTGATGTGACAGATAGTGCTGCAGTCGCCGCTGTTTTGAATCCATTAGTAGAAAATGAGCCGATTCAAATCTTGGTAAACAATGCTGGCATTCATGATGATGCCGTCTTTCCTGGCATGCGCCCAGACCAATGGCATCGGGTGATTGATGTTTCAGTGAACGGATTTTTTAACGTCACGCAACCGTTAATGATGCCGATGATACGCAGTCGCTGGGGACGTATCGTGAATGTATCCTCGGTTGCCGCCATTACGGGTAATCGTGGCCAAACCAATTACTCTGCCGCTAAAGGCGCGCTGAATGCCGCGACTAAATCTCTATCATTAGAAATTGCCAGCCGAGGCATTACCGTGAACGCCGTTGCACCAGGCATTATTGAAACCAGCATGAGCGAAGGCGCATTTGATGCCAAAGCGATTGCGAATATCGTACCGATGAAACGCGCTGGCACACCAACAGAAGTCGCTGATTTAGTGAGCTTTTTAGTTTCAGATCAAGCAACCTACATTACTGGCCAAATTATTTCTATCAATGGCGGCATGATTTAA
- the mntP gene encoding manganese efflux pump MntP — protein MNFISTALLALAMSTDAFAAAIGKGAALKKPKLSEALRTGLIFGIIETLTPLFGWAIGRGAAQYVAAWDHWVAFTLLLILGLHMIYEGLKEDESVEEKPNQHSFIVLAITAFATSIDAMAVGVGLAFINVNIIFTAAAIGLATFTMVTIGFMLGRVLGVMVGKRAEIFGGVVLIGVGCYILYEHIYVLS, from the coding sequence ATGAATTTCATTTCTACTGCGCTTCTTGCGCTTGCTATGTCTACTGACGCTTTTGCTGCTGCTATTGGCAAAGGTGCTGCGTTAAAAAAACCTAAACTTTCAGAAGCCTTACGTACAGGTCTTATCTTTGGCATCATTGAAACATTAACACCTTTATTTGGCTGGGCAATTGGTCGTGGCGCAGCGCAATATGTTGCTGCGTGGGATCATTGGGTCGCTTTTACCTTATTGTTAATCCTCGGTTTACATATGATTTATGAGGGATTAAAGGAAGATGAATCTGTTGAGGAAAAGCCTAACCAACATTCATTTATCGTCTTAGCCATCACGGCATTTGCTACCAGCATCGATGCGATGGCTGTTGGTGTGGGATTAGCTTTTATCAATGTGAATATTATTTTTACGGCAGCAGCCATCGGACTTGCAACCTTCACAATGGTCACAATCGGCTTTATGTTAGGTCGAGTGCTGGGGGTGATGGTGGGCAAACGTGCTGAAATATTTGGTGGTGTTGTGTTGATAGGTGTCGGCTGCTACATTCTGTATGAGCATATTTATGTGCTTAGCTAA